The Chryseolinea soli genome contains a region encoding:
- a CDS encoding DUF1801 domain-containing protein encodes MTVRTFIADQPSPQREIMTILRSWILDLGQHTQEKISAKIPYFYFYGPLCYLHAQPDGVDLGFTKGYELTDEEKLLESRGRKHVKTITFYSVTQLEEQEESLRHILNEAAILNEYRYKQQQKKKAK; translated from the coding sequence ATGACTGTGCGCACGTTCATTGCCGATCAACCCTCGCCCCAGCGGGAGATCATGACGATTCTCCGCTCGTGGATTCTTGATCTTGGGCAGCACACGCAAGAAAAAATCAGCGCCAAGATCCCCTATTTTTACTTCTATGGCCCCCTTTGCTATCTCCACGCACAGCCCGACGGCGTAGACCTGGGTTTCACTAAGGGCTATGAACTCACGGACGAAGAGAAGCTATTGGAGTCGCGTGGGCGCAAACATGTAAAGACCATCACTTTTTATAGCGTAACCCAACTGGAGGAGCAAGAGGAATCGCTCCGGCATATTTTGAACGAAGCCGCCATCCTGAACGAATACCGGTATAAACAGCAACAGAAGAAGAAAGCCAAATGA
- a CDS encoding ADP-ribosylation/crystallin J1, whose translation MWRTLYRPTGPNELALIVDSGMKRFPPRLFWQPIFYPVLNVEYASEIAERWNRGDEDSDDAGFVTAFEIPEDYFRQFQIQTVGLDHHQELWVPDHQLSEFNDQIVNGIRVERSYAGRNFVVPDTLQAILPKIESPR comes from the coding sequence ATCGACCGACCGGGCCGAATGAATTGGCGCTGATCGTCGATTCGGGGATGAAAAGATTTCCGCCCCGTCTTTTCTGGCAACCTATATTTTATCCCGTATTGAATGTAGAATACGCTTCTGAGATCGCCGAGCGGTGGAACAGAGGCGATGAGGATTCGGACGATGCCGGCTTTGTAACCGCTTTTGAAATTCCGGAAGATTATTTTCGGCAATTTCAAATTCAAACCGTCGGGCTGGATCATCACCAGGAGTTGTGGGTGCCTGATCACCAGTTGTCTGAATTCAACGACCAGATCGTAAACGGCATTCGCGTAGAGCGGTCGTATGCAGGAAGAAATTTTGTCGTGCCCGATACGCTCCAAGCGATTCTTCCTAAAATAGAAAGCCCGAGGTAA
- a CDS encoding DUF3253 domain-containing protein yields MADECGSDGTFGPPEVARAIDAKNWPQLLEQVKLVAHVLINEGKIIPKKSEKTVHEQFAKAPLRFKKGQ; encoded by the coding sequence ATGGCTGACGAATGTGGTTCCGACGGGACCTTTGGCCCTCCGGAGGTGGCACGTGCCATCGATGCCAAGAACTGGCCGCAGCTGTTGGAACAGGTGAAACTCGTCGCTCACGTGCTCATCAATGAGGGCAAGATCATCCCGAAAAAGTCGGAGAAAACGGTGCATGAACAGTTTGCTAAAGCGCCGTTAAGGTTCAAAAAAGGCCAATAA